From Streptomyces sp. CMB-StM0423, a single genomic window includes:
- a CDS encoding putative bifunctional diguanylate cyclase/phosphodiesterase, whose protein sequence is MRPTESTEPAPVLRRLVLPALPWLAQAAGGLVFALGALYGLRQGHALFPRGTAGWGLAVLTAVLIAHLVAPGRDRWSGGNGSSAALTLAVLLLYGWIPAVAVSLLVILAVALVRRPHRRQAPLHGAVEILGISTAALVLWTCGEHPTVEEPWEPGSWDLYALPELIAAALAYVLVTRVLTWYGDPGHREGPGLLARAALTRQGLGGAALLGIAPLIIVVAVNTPVLLPLFAVPLIALDSSLWMARARAEEQLRDPLTGLPNRQWLLERTWHALGEAESTGRRAALILIDLDRFRAVNDTLGHRAGDRLLLQLAGRLRLALPRGAEAARLGGDEFAVLIPLTDSATSAQRVARTLVAALGSPLDLDGMSLVLEASAGVAVYPEHATETEGLLQRADVAMYQAKRDRSGVEVYEARRDGNTPDRLGLLGDLRRALQAREIALHYQPKVGFDGRVVGLEALVRWAHPERGHVNPEEFIAIAETSGLMPVLTEYVLETALAQVADWRAAGLQVPVAVNVSPRDVHTPGFAGAVAARLARHGVPPGALQLEITEHVLLEDPQRAADTLAGLTGHGVKMSLDDFGTGYSSLVHLRRLPVSELKIDRSFVARLAVDPEDLEIVRCTVDLAHSLGLRVVAEGVEDDETWEHLRDLGCDAVQGWLVAAAMPPQEATAWLRARGPGPAGARALPAAPPAARAADEPAAAGSLPQPGEAEEPVKPVK, encoded by the coding sequence GAGAGCACGGAACCGGCGCCGGTGCTGCGCCGGTTGGTGCTGCCCGCCCTGCCGTGGCTGGCGCAGGCCGCGGGCGGCCTGGTGTTCGCCCTCGGGGCGCTGTACGGGCTGCGGCAGGGCCACGCGCTCTTCCCGCGCGGCACCGCGGGCTGGGGCCTGGCCGTCCTGACGGCCGTCCTCATCGCCCATCTGGTCGCACCCGGCCGCGACCGCTGGTCCGGCGGCAACGGCTCGTCGGCCGCGCTCACCCTCGCCGTGCTGCTGCTCTACGGCTGGATCCCGGCCGTCGCCGTCAGCCTGCTGGTCATCCTCGCGGTCGCCCTCGTCCGCCGGCCGCACCGCCGCCAGGCGCCGCTGCACGGGGCCGTCGAGATCCTCGGCATCTCGACGGCCGCCCTGGTGCTGTGGACCTGCGGCGAGCACCCGACCGTCGAGGAGCCCTGGGAGCCGGGCTCCTGGGACCTGTACGCGCTGCCCGAGCTGATCGCGGCCGCCCTGGCGTACGTCCTGGTGACCCGCGTGCTCACCTGGTACGGGGACCCCGGCCACCGCGAGGGCCCCGGCCTGCTCGCCCGCGCCGCTCTCACCCGCCAGGGTCTGGGCGGCGCCGCGCTGCTCGGTATCGCGCCGCTCATCATCGTCGTGGCCGTCAACACCCCCGTGCTGCTGCCGCTGTTCGCCGTGCCGCTCATCGCGCTCGACTCCAGCCTGTGGATGGCCCGCGCCCGCGCCGAGGAGCAGTTGCGCGACCCGCTGACCGGGCTGCCCAACCGTCAGTGGCTGCTGGAGCGCACCTGGCACGCCCTGGGCGAGGCCGAGAGCACCGGCCGCCGCGCCGCCCTCATCCTCATCGACCTCGACCGCTTCCGCGCCGTCAACGACACCCTCGGCCACCGCGCCGGCGACCGGCTGCTGCTCCAGCTCGCCGGCCGGCTGCGGCTCGCGCTGCCCCGCGGCGCGGAGGCCGCCCGCCTCGGCGGCGACGAGTTCGCCGTGCTCATCCCGCTGACCGACTCCGCCACGAGCGCCCAGCGGGTGGCCCGTACGCTCGTCGCCGCCCTCGGCTCCCCCCTCGACCTCGACGGGATGAGTCTGGTGCTGGAGGCCAGCGCCGGCGTCGCCGTCTACCCCGAGCACGCCACCGAGACCGAGGGCCTGCTCCAGCGCGCCGACGTGGCGATGTACCAGGCCAAGCGGGACCGCAGCGGCGTCGAGGTCTACGAGGCCCGCCGCGACGGCAACACCCCCGACCGGCTCGGCCTGCTGGGCGACCTGCGCCGGGCGCTCCAGGCCCGCGAGATCGCGCTGCACTACCAGCCGAAGGTCGGCTTCGACGGCCGCGTCGTCGGCCTGGAGGCCCTGGTCCGCTGGGCGCACCCGGAGCGCGGGCACGTGAACCCCGAGGAGTTCATCGCCATCGCCGAGACCTCGGGCCTGATGCCGGTGCTCACCGAGTACGTGCTGGAGACCGCGCTCGCCCAGGTCGCCGACTGGCGCGCGGCCGGCCTCCAGGTCCCCGTCGCCGTCAACGTCTCGCCGCGCGACGTGCACACGCCCGGCTTCGCCGGCGCCGTCGCCGCCCGCCTCGCCCGGCACGGCGTGCCGCCCGGCGCGCTCCAACTGGAGATAACGGAGCACGTGCTGCTGGAGGACCCGCAGCGCGCGGCCGACACCCTCGCCGGGCTCACCGGGCACGGCGTGAAGATGTCGCTCGACGACTTCGGCACCGGCTACTCCTCGCTGGTCCATCTGCGCCGGCTGCCGGTCAGCGAGTTGAAGATCGACCGCTCGTTCGTCGCCCGGCTGGCGGTCGACCCGGAGGACCTGGAGATCGTCCGCTGCACGGTCGACCTCGCGCACTCCCTCGGGCTGCGCGTCGTCGCCGAGGGCGTCGAGGACGACGAGACCTGGGAGCACCTGCGCGACCTCGGCTGCGACGCGGTGCAGGGCTGGCTCGTCGCCGCGGCCATGCCGCCTCAGGAGGCCACCGCCTGGCTGCGCGCCCGCGGTCCCGGACCCGCCGGGGCCAGGGCGCTGCCGGCCGCGCCGCCCGCCGCGCGCGCCGCGGACGAGCCGGCGGCGGCCGGGTCCCTGCCGCAGCCGGGTGAGGCGGAGGAGC